From the Dehalococcoidia bacterium genome, the window TTGGCTGTTCTCATGGAGGATTCTCCCCCTCAATCTGAATCTGAGTTGATTCTACCAGATACGTGGGGGTGAAGGCATTACAAAATCAGTCAAAGTCGAGGCTGAAATCAAAACTAAACAGCCTCAGGTGCGTCAAGGAGGGAATAGAATGGCGAATACCAAGGTAGAAGTAGAAAAGTTGGGGTTGAGCCGAAAAGAGGTTGCCGCAGCCACCGGCTTGAGCCTATCAACGGTCAGTAATGCGATCAGGGAGGGCAGGATTCCGAGCGTAAGACTTTCCCCTCGCAGGATAGTGGTCAGCAAGAAGACTTTGGAGGCTATCCTGGACGGCAGTCTCAGAATCAGCTAACGAAAATCTTGCACATAGATGTAGTCGTGACAACAGCAACGAAGTGGTTTCGAGTGAACAGGCATAATCCATGCCCGATATGCTGCAAGTCTGATTGGTGCTTGATCGCCCATGACGGTCACGCCGCCATCTGCGCCAGAATCCAAAGTGACAAGGCAGCCGGAAGCAAGGGCGCGGGTTGGCTGCACCATCTTGAGCCATCAAGGCCGTGGCCACCGGTCAGGATACAAAAATCAGCGGCAATTGAAGAAAAGAAGGCACCGCCGAGCGTATTGAATAGGACGTATTCGGCTCTTCTGGAGGAGTTGCCTTTATCCGAAAGGCACCAAGAAAACCTTCAGCGCAGAGGACTGTCTGATCAGGAAATATCCACTCTAAACTATCGAACATTACCTCAAAACGGACGTCGTGAGATTATTTCAAGGCTACTAGCTAATGAGATCACACTCCAAGGGGTTCCTGGATTTTATTATCTTCGAGATTGTGAATGGCAATTGTTCGGGTCAATGGGGATACTCATCCCGATTCGGGATATCATAGGCCGGGTTGTGGGGCTTCAAGTTAGGGGCGATGGCAAGAAGACTGGAAAGTACAAGTGGGTATCGAGTAAGGGCTTCCCTCAAGGTTGTTCATCGGGCGCACCCATTCATGTCGCCAGCAGGGAATCGGGCAGCAGTGACATATGGGTCACTGAAGGGGCGTTGAAATCCGATATCGCGGCACTGAGGCTTAAGGCAACGGTTTTAGCTATCGCTGGGGTCTCAAATTACGACGGCATCTTTCCGATTCTCAAGGAACTGAAACCTCGGCGGATAATTCTAGCCTTGGATATGGATCGATTCACGAATCCCACAGTCAAGCAGCATTGTGAAGCCTTCATTTGCCGTCTTAGATGTTACTATCCGACGTTCGAGGCGACTTGGGATAGCAGGTATAAAGGCATTGACGATCTTGTCACGGGGGCAGAGTAATGGTCGAAGTCATTATCACTGAGGTAAAGCTAGAGTCAAAGAGGAAATTTGACTGGCATGACCACGCAGTAAGGCATGATGCGCTTCTCGGTAAGAAGTTGAATCCAATTGAGTTCTTGGTGCGTGACATGTTGGTCAATGTAGGCACTGGGGTGATTGCAGGTCCTAAGAAGAAAAGGAAGTCCTTTATGGCTACGCAACTAACTCATTCAGTGGCTTCTGGGAAGCCATTTCTCGGACACGCCGTCAAGCAAGGATCGGTTGTACATTTCGCTCTCGAGGATGGGGAAAGACGGACTCAAGCGCGGATTCAGAGGCAATCAACAATGCCCGGGTTGCCTATTACGTGGTTCTACCAGTGGCCTGCTTTTAACACATCTTTAGGCTTTGAGCAGTTGAGACTAATGCTGGCAGAATTGAAACCAGCACTCGTCGTTGTCGACACTTTTGCCAAGTGCCTTAACGGTAAGCCAGACCAGAACTCAGCAGGTGACATGGCCGATTTTGGGAATCGAATTCATGATCTTGCGCTTGAGATGAACACTATGATCTTATTCATTGCCCACCACGGAAAAATGAGCACCCGCGATCCAGGGTTCGACATCAGAGGCAGTTCCGCTATTCCTAGTTCAACCGATGTGAATATTGGCCTATACCGGAACTCAGACGATACATTCGACCTCATAGGTGAGGGCAGGGACATTGAAGATTTTGATCTTAGGGTGAAATTCGACACGGAGGCCAAGTGGGTTTGGGAATATGTTGGCGAGGCGAAGGATGCTCGAAGGGAAGAGGCAGAAAAGGCCATCATTAGGGCTATAGAATTTCTCGGTGGCAACGTTGAGGCATCTGCTATTGCTGATGAGATAGGAATCACTAGACCGTCGGTGCAACCTCAGTTGAAGCGGATGCGCGAGGAAGGCACCATAGCATGTGTAATTGAAGGAACCAAACCGAAGAAGATTCTATATAGCTTAACATCTTCATCTACTTCATCATCATCATCATCATATAATCATCTTCTTCATCGACAAAATACTGATGCTGTTGATGAAGTAAGTGATGTTTATAAAAAGCCTCACAATACTTTTGACTTTTGATGGTTAGGGGTGAGCGATGGAAGTCATAGGCCTATTAAAGGAATTGAGAGAGGGAGGTTTTCGGGTCTGGGTCGAAGATAATAAATTACGCGTTAATCCTGGCGATGAACTCTCCCCAAAGCAAGTAGAATTCATTAAAGCTAACCGAGATGCCATTATTGACCATCTCACTAGTAAACCCAAGCTGGTTGAAATGCAAACCCCTGAGTGGCACTCCAAGGAAGTTGCCCGTTTGGTCATAGAGGAAGGCATTTGCATATTCTGGAGTGAATTTGATAAAGAAATCGTCGCCTTTGTGCGGAGTGATTCTTTACGAAGCCAGGTACCGGCTGGGATCGTCGTCTACACCGCAGAAGAAATCCAAAGAATATGGTCTGGAGATCGGATAATGGATAGCCAAAGACGATTGATCCACGAAGCCAAGAAGCGTGGCGATGCACAAGTTATGGAGGTACTAAAAGATGACAGACTGTAAGACCTGCACCAAATCACAGGAGGTAATCGAAAATGCTTGTTGCTGGTAGGCCGGTAGGTGTGGCGCAATTGCCACCGGAGGAGCTTAGTCTTGAAACACGGCAAGAATTCTATACTGTCATGGCGTCACTCTCATATTCCGAAAGACGCGCATTGGCTAGAGCTCTGTTCTTGAAGCCATCTACCATTGAGGGGTATCGGTATCACCGCCGGTGGCCACGGGGTGATGTGGCCAAGAGGGTGATCGAATGGAACCGGCAAGGGAAACCAATCATATTCGAAAAGCACGAAATGAATTTTGGTTCGCTGTAACTGACGGCGGGTCAGGTGATAATACCCAAACACCCCCTATATATATAGGGATGCACGCGGAACAGCGCGATCTGTCGGCTCTATAACATAAAGGCTTTTCCGAATCTGGAAGTGCGCGAATCCCGCGCAGAAGAGAGGGAACAGCGGATGGATTATCGAGGACTACCTGGCCTAGCGGAAACGCAGGTGTTATTAGCCTTGCACCAGAACGTCCGGACGTATCTCTACGGAAATCAGATGGTACCCGCTGCGACCCTGACGAACTTGGCTGCGGACACTGGTATATCCGAGGACTCATTGCGGCATGCTCTTCGCCGGCTGGAGCTGCGGCGTTCCGTGTTATCTTTTCCGGCGATGGTCCACAGCAGGATGCGGAGGGTTGTATTCCATTACCCGACACGGGCAATTGTCCTTGCGCGACCGGCATATTCAGTTGAAGGTATTGG encodes:
- a CDS encoding helix-turn-helix domain-containing protein, translating into MANTKVEVEKLGLSRKEVAAATGLSLSTVSNAIREGRIPSVRLSPRRIVVSKKTLEAILDGSLRIS
- a CDS encoding AAA family ATPase, whose amino-acid sequence is MVEVIITEVKLESKRKFDWHDHAVRHDALLGKKLNPIEFLVRDMLVNVGTGVIAGPKKKRKSFMATQLTHSVASGKPFLGHAVKQGSVVHFALEDGERRTQARIQRQSTMPGLPITWFYQWPAFNTSLGFEQLRLMLAELKPALVVVDTFAKCLNGKPDQNSAGDMADFGNRIHDLALEMNTMILFIAHHGKMSTRDPGFDIRGSSAIPSSTDVNIGLYRNSDDTFDLIGEGRDIEDFDLRVKFDTEAKWVWEYVGEAKDARREEAEKAIIRAIEFLGGNVEASAIADEIGITRPSVQPQLKRMREEGTIACVIEGTKPKKILYSLTSSSTSSSSSSYNHLLHRQNTDAVDEVSDVYKKPHNTFDF